TTACGGTAATATTTTCGCAGGGGAGATCCTCATCGGTCTACTTGCAACTCTCGGGGCTGGCAGTGCATTTGGTCTAATTGGAGCAGTCATCCCGTCACTCGCTTGGTTAGGTTTCTCAGTCTTCATCGGAGCGATCCAGGCTTTCATCTTCGTTATGTTAACGATGGTCTACATGGCGCATAAAGTCTCAACAGACCATTAAACATATATTGCCCCTGTTCAGGGTTAGTAAACAATAATAAAAAACATGAAATTTTAGGAGGATATTACACTATGGTAGGTTCAGTTGGTCTATTAGCAGCAGCTCTTGCAGTTGGTCTTGGTGCACTTGGTGCAGGTATCGGTAACGGTTTGATCGTTTCTAAAACAGTAGAAGGTATCGCTCGTCAACCAGAAGCGCGCGGTATGCTTCAAACAACAATGTTCATCGGGGTAGCGTTAGTTGAGGCCCTTCCGATCATCGCGACAGTTATCGCGTTCATCGTAATGAACCAATAATCGAAAGACAATCTTACAAATGGCGAAGACTGCGGCGTAACTGCCCTTCGCCATTCATTTATGTAACAACTGACGTTTGAAATAGTAAGTTGAAGTTGAAAATTAAGAATAACGTTCTTTTTATACACTATCGAAAATTGACATGAGCTCTTGAAGGGAGTGAAACAATCGTGTTTGGAAATACCTTCATCCTATTGTCGGCTAACGGCGGAGGATTTTTGTCAGCATTGAATGGCAGATTGAATCTAGGCGATATCATCGTCACAGTACTATTCTTCACGATCCTCATGGTTCTACTCAAGAAGTTCGCATGGGGCCCACTTATGGGCGTGATGGATCAACGTGCACAATTGATCGCAAATGAAATCGAAGCAGCTGAAAAAAGCCGCTTGGAATCTCAAAAGCTTTTGGAAGAACAACGTGCCCTTTTAAAGGAAGCGCGTGACAACGCACAATCGATTGTTGAAAATGCTCGTAAGCAAGGTGAAACACAACGTGAAGAGCTGATGGCGGCAGCACGTGCTGAAGTGAACCGGATGAAAGAATCCGCAACACTCGAAATCGCGACAGAGAAGGAAAAAGCAGTTGCAGCTGTCCGCGAAGAATTCGTTTCACTTTCAATCTTGGCGGCATCCAAAGTTCTTGGTAAAGAAATCTCTGAGGAAGACAACCGTGCTTTGATTGAAGAAACGATTGTGAAGGCAGGCGAAAGCCGATGAGCAATTCGGTCGTAGCAAAACGCTATGCAACAGCACTTTTCGAACTATCTCAACAACATGGGCAAATCGGTCAAATTCAAGAAGAAATAAAAGAATTGACAAAGGTGTTCCGTGACAATAAAGACCTTGGTGAACTATTAAGTTCTCCGAAGTTATCATTGGCGAAGAAGAAGGAAATGATCACGAACATTTTCGCAGGCGCAAATCCGCTCGTATTGAATGCATTGCACGTATTGCTTGATGCGAAGCGCATGGATGAAGCCCAAAATGTTTTCGAAGAATTCCTCGGACTTGCCGATGACGCTGCGGGAATCGCAGAAGCGAAAGTGTACTCGACACGTCCATTGACGGAGCAAGAGACGAATGCCATTTCGTCAACTTTCGCCCACAAAGTTGGTAAACAATCTTTACGCATTGAAAATATCATCGATCCAAGCTTGATCGGGGGCGTCCGTCTCCAAATCGGCAATCAGATTTACGACAGCAGCTTGAGCGCGAAGCTCGAAAAACTGCAACGTAAATTGATCGGATCCTAATTTGAAATTGAGGGGTGACATACATGAGCATCAAAGCTGAAGAAATCAGCACGCTGATAAAGCAGCAGATTGAAAACTATCAGTCTGAGATGGAAGTAAGCGAAGTCGGTACGGTTATCAAAATCGGTGACGGTATCGCTCTTGCTCATGGCCTCGACAACGTCATGGCCGGAGAGCTTCTTGAGTTCTCTACAGGTGTCATGGGTATGGCGCAAAACTTGGAAGCGAACAACGTTGGTATCGTTATCCTAGGACCATACACAGACATTAAAGAAGGCGATGAAGTACGTCGTACTGGCCGTATTATGGAAGTACCTGTCGGTGAAGAACTGATTGGACGCGTCGTGAATCCACTCGGCTTGCCGGTAGATGGATTGGGCCCGATCGCAACGACGAAAACTCGTCCGATCGAAAGTCCAGCTCAAGGCGTCATGGCACGTAAATCCGTTCATGAGCCATTGCAAACAGGCATCAAGGCGATCGATGCACTCGTACCGATCGGCCGTGGACAGCGTGAATTGATCATCGGTGACCGTCAAACAGGTAAAACGACTGTCGCAATCGATACAATTCTTAACCAAGCTGACCAAGATATGATTTGTATCTATGTCGCTATCGGACAAAAGGAATCCACAGTTCGTGGGGTTGTTGAAACACTCCGTAAAAACGGTGCGCTTGATTACACGATCGTTGTAACAGCATCCGCTTCACAACCGGCTCCATTGCTATTCCTAGCACCATATACAGGTGTAACGATGGCGGAAGAGTTCATGTTCCAAGGCAAGCACGTCCTTGTCGTCTATGATGACCTTTCAAAACAAGCGGCTGCTTACCGTGAACTTTCCTTGCTACTTCGCCGTCCTCCAGGCCGTGAAGCTTACCCTGGTGACGTATTCTACTTGCACTCCCGTCTACTCGAGCGTGCAGCGAAGTTGAACGATACATTGGGCGCAGGTTCCATTACTGCTCTTCCATTCGTTGAAACACAAGCTGGGGACATCTCCGCTTACATTCCAACGAACGTTATTTCCATCACCGATGGACAAATCTTCTTGCAGTCGGATCTCTTCTTCTCGGGTGTACGTCCAGCGATCAACGCCGGTCTTTCCGTATCCCGTGTAGGTGGTTCCGCGCAAATCAAAGCGATGAAAAAGGTTGCGGGTACACTCCGTCTTGACCTTGCAGCATACCGTGAGCTTGAAGCGTTCGCAGCATTCGGTTCCGACCTTGACGCAGCGACAAAAGCGAAACTTGACCGCGGAGCGCGCACAGTTGAAGTATTGAAACAAGACTTAAACAAGCCGCTGAAAGTGGAATACCAAGTTGTCATCCTTTATGCGTTGACACGCGGACTTCTAGATGACGTAGCCGTGCATGACGTCCTTCGCTTCGAAAGCGAATTGACGAGCTGGCTCGAATCTAACCACACTGAAGTGTATGATCATATCCGTACGACAAAAGACCTTCCGTCTGATGAAGTGATGAAAGATGCGATCAACGCATTCAAGAAGAACTTCGTACCGTCCGAATCTTAATTCGTAACGTATCTAGGATTTTGATCTAACTATACAATAAGGTGGTGAATTGCCAGTGGTATCATTACGCGATATAGAAAACCGTATTAAATCGACAAAGAAGACGAGTCAGATTACGAAAGCGATGCAAATGGTGTCGGCTTCCAAATTGAACCGTGCGGAGATGAATGCGAAAGCGTTCGTCCCTTACATGAATAAGATCGAGGAAGTCGTCGGCGCCATCGCAAGCGCGACGAGCGACTCCGGACATCCGATGCTCGTCAACCGCCCAGTGAAGAAGACAGGTTATATTATCGTGTCTTCTGACCGCGGCCTCGTTGGAGGGTACAACGCCAACATCTTCCGTGCAGCGAAACGTGCGATCGAGCAACGTCACGCATCGAAGGACGACGTGAAAATCGTCGCAATCGGACGGAAAGGGCTTGAATTTTTCCGGCGTCTCGGATATGAAGTCGTTGAAAGCCTCGTCGGCGTATCGGACCACCCTTCATTCGATGAAATAAAATCAATCGCGAATCGAGCTGTTGGCATGTTCACAGAAGGCGAATTCGATGAAGTGTACTTGTACTACAGTCACTACATCTCCGCCATCTCCAGTGAAGTGACGGAAAAGAAATTGCTTCCGCTCACGGACCTTTCATCAGCGTCAGCATTGACTTCGTATGAATTTGAGCCTTCCGCGGAAGCGATTCTTGAAACGCTTCTCCCGCAATACGCGGAAAGCCTCATCTACGGGGCAGTGCTTGATGGAAAAGCGAGCGAACATGCTTCCAGTATGACAGCGATGAAGACTGCTACAGATAATGCAGGCGAATTGATCGATTCATTGAGTCTTCAATTCAACCGTGCACGTCAAGCAGCAATTACGCAAGAAATCACTGAAATCGTCGGCGGAGTTGCCGCTCTCGAATAAAGCATTTTGAACGGGAAAAGTAAGACAGGAGGGAAAAGCATGAGTAACGGACAAATTCTTCAAGTTATGGGTCCGGTCGTTGACGTTAAATTCGAAAACGGTCAGCTTCCAGAAATCTATAACGCATTGAAGGTCCAAATCCAACGTCCTAACGCTGAACCAGAAACGTTGACACTTGAAGTCGCACTCCACCTTGGGGACGACTCGGTGCGTACGATTGCAATGTCATCCACGGATGGCCTTCAGCGTGGGGCTGTCGTTACAGACACTGGCGCAGCAATTTCGGTTCCAGTCGGCGACGTAACACTTGGACGCGTATTCAACGTACTCGGAGAGATCATTGACCTTGGGGAGGAAGTTCCGGCATCAGAACGCCGCGACCCGATCCACCGTCAAGCTCCAACATTCGAAAACCTTTCAACGAAAGTTGAAATCCTTGAAACAGGTATTAAAGTTGTCGACTTGCTTGCACCATACATTAAAGGTGGTAAAATCGGCCTCTTCGGTGGTGCGGGTGTAGGAAAGACTGTTCTTATCCAGGAATTGATCAACAACATCGCACAAGAACACGGTGGTATTTCCGTATTCGCAGGTGTTGGTGAGCGTACACGTGAAGGAAACGACTTGTTCTATGAAATGACCGATTCCGGCGTTATCAACAAAACGGCGATGGTATTCGGACAAATGAACGAGCCGCCTGGCGCACGTATGCGTGTTGCTTTGACTGGTTTGACAATGGCTGAATATTTCCGTGACGAACAAGGCGCAGACGTTCTATTGTTCATTGACAACATTTTCCGCTTCACTCAGGCAGGTTCTGAAGTATCCGCACTTCTTGGCCGTATGCCATCTGCCGTTGGTTACCAACCGACGCTTGCAACTGAGATGGGTCAGCTTCAAGAGCGTATCACTTCAACTAACGTAGGTTCCGTTACATCGATCCAAGCGATCTACGTACCGGCGGATGACTACACGGACCCGGCTCCAGCTACGACATTCGCTCACTTGGACGCTACGACGAACCTTGAGCGTAAACTATCAGAAATGGGTATCTACCCGGCGGTTGACCCGCTTGCTTCCACTTCACGCGCACTAAGCCCTGAAATCGTCGGCGAAGAGCATTACGAAGTGGCACGTCAAGTACAATCGACGCTTCAACGATACCGTGAACTACAAGATATCATCGCGATCCTCGGTATGGACGAGCTTAGCGAAGACGACAAACTTGTCGTAGGACGCGCACGCCGCATCCAGTTCTTCCTATCGCAAAACTTCCACGTTGCCGAGCAGTTCACAGGCCAAAAAGGTTCTTACGTGCCGGTTGCTGAAACTGTTCAAGGCTTCAAGGAAATCTTGGAAGGCCGCTATGACCACCTTCCGGAAGATGCATTCCGCCTCGTCGGACGCATCGAAGAAGTCATCGAAAAAGCAAAAGGCATGGGTGTAGAAGTCTAATCTACAGGATCAGGAGGGAAACAAATGAAGACAATCAAAGTCAATATCGTCACTCCCGACGGACCTGTTAGTGAAACTGAAGCGGATATGGTGATCGCCGCCACGGAAACTGGTGAAATCGGGATTCTTCCCGGCCATATCGCAATGGTTGCACCACTCCAGATCGGTGCCCTTCGCCTGAAAAAAGACAACTCGACTGTTAATGTCGCCGTCCATGGCGGGTTCATCGAAGTTCGTCCGGATGTTGTTACCGTTTTAGCACAACAAGCTGAATTGGCTTCCGACATCGACATCTCCCGCGCCCAACGCGCAGCGAAACGTGCGGAAGAAAAACTACAAGCCAAAGCAGACAAACTTGAAGCGCAGTTGGCGGAACTCGACCTCAGACGGGCCATCAACCGAATCAACGTTTACGAACAGAAATAATAGATGTGACTAGTTGGCGGGCAGAGGGAGTCTTTCTTCTGCCCGCATTTTCTTTCTGGGAATCTTAGCTAATGGAGGGTTTTTCGGGATAAACGAAATCTTGCTACAGCGCATGAACGAGAACTTTCAATGTGTGAATGAGAACTCCAAGCACGTGAACGAGAACTTTAATGTGTGAATGAGAACTCCAAGCGCATGAACGAGAACTTTTCATGGTTAAACGAGAACTCCAAGCGCATGAATGAGAACTTTGGATGGGTAAACGAGAACTCCAGGTGCGTGAACGAGAACTTTTCATCGGTAAACGAGAACTCTAAGCGCAGGAACGAGATCTCCCCATTACGCTTCAAAAAAGGAGGCAGGACTATGAATGATGTTTTTGCACATAACCCGATGCTGGCCATCGTCTCGCATATTTTTTTCATCGGCCTGTCATTTTATGCATTGCAATCAATCATGCCGGAAAAAATCATTAAAAAGCACCACGTTTTTCAAGCGCAATTGCTGTTTATTTTATTGAGTTTTGCAATAGGTTCTGCCGTATCAAATTTCTTTTTGGACATATCCTATTGGTCAGGAAGGATCCCTACATTATTCAATTAATTGGGTTTGGTGAAGGGGAAATCGGGTAGATAGTCATTAGGCTATCGTCTCAGTCAAAACTGCTCATATGCCACTGATCCATGTCATCGCCGCGTCTACATTACGGATGTGTACGGGGCGATGGCATGAAATAAAAAATGTTTACTTTCAGATAACTCTCGGGAAGTACATAAGTACAACTGACAAATGCCTATTAAGGAAAGCACACAAATCGACATATGGGTACATATTATAGACTATCTTGTGGATAGACGGGAAAATAGCTCTGTAGTTACTTGTTTAATAATGTAGAGCGTTGTAGAATAGTATGTGTTTTTATGTTTAATTTATGACGAAAAAAATCAACAGAAGATATTATGGCAACCAGTATAAATTTTTGAGTCGGAGGGACTTTTTGTGGATAAAATAATTATTAATGGTGGACGCGTTCTTCACGGTAACGTCCGTGTAGAAGGCGCTAAAAATGCGGTCTTGCCAATTTTGGCTGCTGCATTACTTGCGTCTGACGGTCCCAATATCATTCGTGATGTGCCGAATCTTTCGGACGTCTCCACGATCAACGAAGTAGTAAAGAGCCTGGATGCGAAGGTCGAATACGATCCAGCTAGAGGCCAAGTGATCATTGATTCAACAGAAAAACTTGCAAGTGAAGCACATTTTGATTATGTACGTAAAATGCGTGCGTCAATCTTAGTTATGGGACCATTGCTCGCGCGCAACGGTTTTGCACGCGTAGCTTTACCTGGAGGATGTGCGATCGGTTCTCGTCCGATTGACCAGCATCTGAAAGGATTCGAAGCGATGGGCGCGGAAATTACATTCGGACATGGACATGTCGAAGCGAAAGCGGAGAACGGCCTTACAGGAGCCAAAATCTATTTGGACTTCCCGAGCGTCGGCGCTACGGAAAACATCATGACTGCGGCAGCTTTGGCGAAAGGGACGACTATTATCGAAAATGCGGCGAAAGAGCCGGAAATTGTCGATTTAGCGAACTTCATCAATGAAATGGGCGGAAGAGTGATCGGTGCCGGTACGGATGCAATCCGAATCGAAGGCGTGGATAAGCTTCACGGAACGATTCACCATATCATCCCAGACCGTATTGAAACAGGTACATTCATGGTAGCCGCAGCGATTACGGGCGGCGACATTACGATTGAAAATGCGGTTCCCGAGCATAACGCTGCGTTAATTTCCAAGCTTGGCGAAATGGGCGTTGTCATTACGGAATTGGACGAAGGCTTACGCATCCGAGCGAAGCATCCTTTGAAAGCGGTCGATCTGAAGACGATGCCGCACCCAGGATTCCCGACAGACATGCAGTCACAAATGATGGCACTTATGCTGACGGCATCCGGAACTGGAGTGCTCACAGAGACGGTATTCGAAAACCGATTCATGCACGTTGAAGAATTCCGCCGTATGAACGCAAGTGTTAAAATCGAAGGACGCTCGGTCATCATCTCAGGACCATCCAATCTGCAAGGTGCCGAAGTTGCGGCGACAGACTTGCGCGCAGCAGCTGCCCTCATCTTGGCAGGCCTCGTTGCAGAAGGCGTAACACGCGTTACGGAACTCGACCATTTGGACCGCGGCTATGTCGATTTCCATAAGAAATTGAAAGCGCTCGGCGCAGACATCGAACGCGTCTCAATGGAAGAAACGAAAACAGAAACAGAGAAGCAACTCGTCTAAACAGTACTCTTTATACACTGTATCCGAAGCTTCCATAACTGCTCCTCGTCAACTCGACGGGGGGCAGTTTTTTTTGAATGAAACCGGGGGGTTCAACATACAATCGAATATGGACAAACTACTAGCCGTTTTATTCATCGTACTACTATTTTTCATTCCCATCCTCATGAAAACGACAGTCGAACCCGAGAAGAACGTGGCAATGGAAGATCCTTGCGCAATCACTATCACTGTGGAAGGGGTGGACAAGCCTTTGCCGCTTGAGGAGTATGTCTTGGGTGTCGTCGCCGGTGAAATGCCGATCGACTTCCACGACGAAGCCTTGAGGGCACAAGCGATTGCGGCTCGGACATACGTACTGCGGACGACAGATGGCGGCAAGAAGCCGATCGAAGCGACCGTCTCCGCACAAGTGTACAAAACCGCAGCAGAACGGAAGGAACGCTGGGGGAAGAAGTTCAAGCAAAATGAAAAGAAGCTGCGTGAAATAGTCGCGACGACCGCCGGGGACACGATTGTGTATGGTGATGAAATGATTACCGCAATGTTTTTTTCAACGTCGAATGGGAAGACTGAAACCGCGCAAAACTATAGCGGCAGCCCGATTCCCTACTTGCAGAGCGTAGAAAGCCCGGGGGAGGAAGTCGTCGCTGCGGAAGTGGAGCGGCACATCGAAATGCCGATTGCAAAGTGGAATGAAGCGCTCGGATCCGTCTGGAAAGCCGATCGATTCAAAAGCCTCCAGCTCGTCCGCAATCAGACAGGGCGCGTACAAAAAGCGGTCTCCTCAGGCTTCGAAATGAGCGGAAGGGACATGCGTGAAGCGCTCGGGCTCGCCTCCACAGACTTCGACATCGCCTACGACGTCACGAACGAGATCGTCCTCATCAAAACGAAGGGATACGGGCACGGGGTCGGCATGAGTCAATACGGCGCCGAAGCCTTTGCCCAGAAAGGATGGACAGCTGAAAACATACTGACCTACTATTATTCCGGCACCACAATAAAAAAGTTTGAAGTAGACGAATCTGAATGTTTAAAATCGCCAACACTTGCAAACAATAGCAAGTGAGGTGATGATAATGCGAGAAGAAAAACCGAAATCCCCTTCTCAGAAGAATAAGAGTCAGAAGAGTAGATGGTTCTGGCCGGCCATCTACGCAGGTATTGCAATCGTCTTCGTCGGCATGATTTGGGGCTACAATGCCTTCATCCAAAAAGGGCCGAACGAAACAGCGGACGCAACAGATCCGAACGCTCCGCCGCTAGTGGAAACAAACGCTGCAACCGAAGTACTCAAATACCCGTTCAACGAGGACCAACTCGACAACGTGGCTATTATACAAGAGTACTATGATGCAGAAGCCGATGAAGAAACGCGCGAAAGTGCACTACTCGTCTTCAATCAAACATATCTTACAAATAAAGGCGTTTCGATCTCGATGGATGGCCAACCATTTGAAGTCGTCGCAGCACTTAGCGGAACAGTGAAAGAAGTCATTATTGATCAATTCAAAGGCGCCGAAGTCACACTTGAACACACGAACGGAATGACGACAATCTACGGTTCATTGACTGGAATCCTCGTCAAAGAAGGCGACGAAGTCATCCAAGGCCAATCACTCGGCACCGCCACAAGCAACGAATGGAATGCCAAAGCCGGCACACACTTGCATTTCCAAGTGCACAAAGATGGCAACCCAGTCAACCCGCGCACATTCCTAGGATTCTAACCAGCCAAGCCGCTCTCCATTGGGAGAGCGGCTTTTTTATGTGAAGTATGAATGCGGAAATTTCTATTTGATTTGTCACGCTATTTCGCGATTAACAAATAAATTTTTCCTTGTCTAATGGAATCTCTATCTATACTATTTATGCAATTGAAGCAGATCTATTATTTGTCAAAGGCATTTGGCGCGAATGGTGATGTTCGTCCAATAGAGATTGTCCCGCGTCCGAAGTATCGTGCTGCGCGTCCAAAGAGGCGAGTGCCGCGTCCAAAGCGTCGTGCTGCGCGTCCAAAGAGGCGAGTGTCGCGTCCAAAGCATCGTGCTGCGCGTCCAAAGAGGCGAGTGCCGCGTCCAAAGCGCCGTGCTGCGCGTCCAAAGAGGCGAGTGCCGCGTCCAAAGCGTCGTGCTGCGCGTCCAAAGAGGCGAGTGTCGCGTCCAAAGCGTCGTGCTGCGCGTCCAAAGAGGCGAGTGCCGCGTCCAAAGAGGTGTGCCAGGCGTCCAAAGCGTCGTGCTGCGCGTCCAAAGAAGTGAGTGCCGCGTCCAAAGCATCGTGCTGCGCGTCCAAAATATCGAGTCCCGCGTCCAAACCATCGCCCACCAAGCCCAAAAATCATCCGATCAAACCCCGCAAAAGAATAACCAAGCCACCGCCATCGCGCTTTGACATAACTGTCGCCTACGCCGCATAGGATAAAGGAAGAAATGGAGCTGACAGGAAAGGAAGAGGGCGTGCACGAGCAAATTCGGAGGCGATGCGTGCGCCTCGGCAAAATGTTGCTGGACACTGGACTTACCGTACGGGCGCTGGCGAAAACGACGGGCTATTCCAAAAGCACGGTCCATAAGGATTTGACGGAGCGGCTGCCGAATGTGGATGTGGAATTGTCTGAAGAAGTCGCCAAAATACTTGCCTATCATAAGTCTGTCAGACATTTAAGAGGCGGTGAAGCAACACGGATGAAATGGATGAACGAAAATAAGAAAGCCCGCAACACTTGACGGAAATAGACGGGGACCATCGACCATCCTTGTAGGAAGGCGGACACCCTGTCTTTTCGCATGGGAAAAAACCAGCTGGACAATGTGAAAAGACGACAAATCACTGTGGAAATGTTTAATGAATCTACCTATGCCTTTTAGTAGGGATTGAAAAAGGACTATAGGAAAACAGTTGTCATATTACGAACTCCCCAAAACAACCTGTAAAAAACCCCCATACGACACTATTCCCCAAGACCTAAATAACTGCATAAAAATATACGGAAATCCTGTCAAACTTTGTGTTCATTAAAGAGCCATTATGGTACAATCTATAGTTAGGAGAATAGACGACCGAACTATGGTTGGAAGGGGAAACGGGATTGATGTTTGCAAAGGATATCGGAATCGACCTTGGGACTGCGAATGTGTTGATTCACGTAAAAGGGAAAGGCATCGTTCTAGACGAGCCTGCAGTTGTCGCAATCGACAAACATACAAACAAAGTATTGGCGGTTGGCGAAGAAGCGAGTAAAATGGTAGGAAGGACGCCAGGCAACATTATTGCTATCCGTCCGATGAAAGATGGCGTCATCGCCGATTTCGACGTGACGGAAATGATGCTGCGTCATTTTATTAATAAATTGAATGTCAAAGGTTTCTTATCGAAGCCGCGGATCCTCGTTTGCTGTCCGACGAACATTACGAACGTCGAACAGAAAGCGATCCAGGATGCGGCGGAGAAATCCGGCGGCAAAAAAGTATATCTCGAAGAAGAGCCAAAAGTCGCAGCGATCGGTGCCGGCATGGACATCTTCCAACCGAGCGGGAATATGGTCATCGATATCGGCGGCGGCACGACGGACGTCGCAGTGCTGTCGATGGGGGATATCGTCACATCCGAATCGATCAAAGCCGCTGGC
The genomic region above belongs to Sporosarcina sp. Marseille-Q4943 and contains:
- a CDS encoding rod shape-determining protein, which produces MFAKDIGIDLGTANVLIHVKGKGIVLDEPAVVAIDKHTNKVLAVGEEASKMVGRTPGNIIAIRPMKDGVIADFDVTEMMLRHFINKLNVKGFLSKPRILVCCPTNITNVEQKAIQDAAEKSGGKKVYLEEEPKVAAIGAGMDIFQPSGNMVIDIGGGTTDVAVLSMGDIVTSESIKAAGDLFDNDIIQSIKKKYKLLIGERTAETIKKEIATVFPGSRKEEMDIRGRDMVTGLPRTITISSEEVREALSESVAMIVQSAKNVLEKTPPELSADIIDRGVFLTGGGALLHGIDQLLAEELKVPVFISDNPLSCVAIGTGILLENISK